A single Plasmodium knowlesi strain H genome assembly, chromosome: 13 DNA region contains:
- a CDS encoding vacuolar protein sorting-associated protein 3, putative, which produces MELFREERVAVELNADISYACTLNGKLYFGTTDGRVLKWRIEKNPKWEPGEGGNIPNMQVQLEENYCVKKNQKVEKIILVEKESIMIIQINDGIYYAKDFQVESLTLLCKDANICTVNEKNKSDLLVYSMKKKKIIFFHLDNGKYKSVKEQSFNEFITSFLWVSDSLFLTVQKSYYLLRLKKNEKITLYSHEYEQTYKYITLINVNEIFIVCDMNVGVFYDVDTTMPSRKNTITLVDNVRKLISFRFFLCSLNSKGVINFYNVNNQQHVQTICMDEYVDAIVNYGDVCSSIICSMVLLDQEGHDGEGGYLEGDYSPGEHPNDRARYELDLDATLTNVHQRNHHNHQHDGPLCNSSPVDSTKFTNQRGNPSAENNYIYFFNKSSIQVVRCQELFEYLPKCIQQNRIDKGFQLIDNYLFDNDVERINTLNEYTKACAYYLFSKANFALAFVHFQRVDVNFLFLLSFWEMYLSNRGDAEHDNVECSTPKNEPQEVISKPFKFCVPHLCSVEEIIDRTLSSQRNNDEGKMESFSERIMRESAEEKEEEKKKLLKIANNCLVKYLVMKRKEFVLEEGGMMGMYEEEHTVTEMNAQAQGCDMEMQSSDGATTQIGKRKNLLRCIDNLLIKLMVINEWPGFSDFLMNTQNLHIDMDECIRFLKKHSKFVETALMYIRMKRFEEAIHMCATFLCVYNRWLHAGEDQQTGDHPLYTHRNTDQLDEEWTSFFQKQKFTKNVIKGTALHSLLKEMYNILIVLNDSIHMMDVEKCEIKELFENAFPFLIRFNESAFFHFIASRNFLLKPEEILNMFKKMERDKLNMKEKKYMQKYITTFLKYDKMNKEVNTGLVEFYLNDVEMPEQVRQKKILRFLRSSYPLDVTHLARVVPEGQFPLVQALLFGRMDLHYDSLVILTQENLCICEKYCLYHSLLFKDAAKRMSKEDHDKLFASLYHNEKEVYQGLYGQMRKIAEEQEGYNDRYQKNKQTRINRGSQDKTTKKKKLNDPFISDMMRNYHKQVYLGMEKGVLAKLENQRRGGKHRNNQFDSEKDEGTSSEKGEYVFMLNLMEREREDSSDDHVSEVYYDDGDDNFVKDIDSNHNLSSNSWTDVSTGSGMSTDSEGRTSSDGKISSSVDDDVMRKKQKGKKPSGGSSDWNRKNRGGAPSRRSSKKKGKNTNKRSKMRKEDEAKKKEEPFGSRKHRNFDVDMLDYFDVYRSGKNKSCGFFFLLVKVCLDKYNDPNLDEQNKKTYKEYVIHILNKYAYHGDFENAYILEIIPRDWSLSEVLHFLSLKLKKKTNRYMDLHHYHNLIKANYLSASYELIEEKEQRLLVKDKLICQVCKGPIAEKRFAYFSAKVVTHMQCLEKYEEEVYR; this is translated from the exons ATGGAGCTCTTCCGGGAGGAGCGGGTGGCGGTGGAGCTGAACGCAGACATAAGTTACGCATGTACCCTGAATGGAAAATTGTACTTTGGGACTACCGATGGCAGAGTATTAAAATGGCGTATCGAGAAGAACccaaaatgggaaccagGTGAAGGAGGGAATATTCCTAACATGCAGGTCCAGTTGGAGGAAAACTATTGTGTGAAGAAGAATCAGAAGGTAGAGAAGATTATCCTGGTAGAAAAAGAATCCATAATGATAATCCAAATAAATGATGGAATTTATTATGCCAAGGATTTTCAAGTGGAAAGTCTAACTCTTCTTTGTAAGGACGCGAACATATGCACAGTGAAtgagaagaataaaagtgATTTATTGGTGTAtagcatgaaaaaaaaaaaaataatttttttccatttggataatggaaaatataaatctGTCAAAGAACAATCGTTCAATGAATTCATAACATCCTTCCTGTGGGTGAGTGACTCCCTTTTCCTAACAGTCCAAAAGAGCTACTACCTTTTacgattaaaaaaaaatgaaaaaattactctCTATAGCCATGAGTATGAACAGacatataaatacataacCCTAATTAACGTGAATGAAATATTTATCGTATGTGATATGAACGTTGGAGTTTTCTACGATGTTGACACAACCATGCCATCTAGGAAAAACACAATTACCTTGGTGGATAATGTAAGAAAACTTATCTCCTTTCGTTTCTTTCTGTGCTCTCTGAACTCCAAAGGGGTAATCAATTTTTACAATGTAAATAATCAACAGCATGTCCAAACGATCTGCATGGATGAATACGTAGATGCCATTGTGAATTATGGTGATGTATGCAGTTCAATCATATGTTCCATGGTGCTTCTGGATCAGGAGGGGCATGACGGGGAGGGGGGTTACCTCGAGGGAGACTACTCCCCAGGAGAACACCCCAATGATCGCGCTCGCTATGAGTTGGACTTGGATGCAACACTCACAAACGTACACCAACGGAATCATCATAATCACCAACATGATGGTCCCCTTTGTAATTCCTCCCCAGTGGATTCAACAAAATTTACGAACCAAAGAGGCAACCCGAGCGCAGAAAACAACTACATCTACTTCTTCAATAAGAGCTCCATCCAGGTGGTCAGGTGTCAGGAGTTATTTGAATATCTTCCTAAGTGTATCCAACAGAACAGAATAGACAAAGGATTCCAACTCATAGACAACTACCTTTTCGATAATGATGTGGAAAGAATCAACACTCTCAATGAATACACTAAAGCATGTGCATATTATCTCTTCTCCAAAGCCAACTTTGCGCTAGCGTTTGTGCACTTTCAACGGGTCGACgtgaattttcttttcctgttATCCTTTTGGGAAATGTATCTCTCCAACAGAGGTGATGCAGAACACGATAACGTGGAATGTTCTACtccaaaaaatgaaccacAGGAGGTGATCAGTAAACCTTTCAAATTTTGCGTACCCCACCTATGTAGTGTGGAAGAAATAATTGACAGAACTTTATCCTCACAGAGGAATAATGATGAGGGGAAGATGGAAAGTTTCTCAGAAAGAATTATGAGGGAGTCAgcggaggaaaaggaagaagagaaaaaaaaacttttaaaaatagcGAACAATTGTTTAGTTAAATACTTggtgatgaaaagaaaggaatttGTTCTGGAGGAGGGCGGAATGATGGGTATGTACGAAGAGGAGCACACTGTTACAGAGATGAATGCACAAGCGCAAGGGTGTGACATGGAAATGCAATCAAGCGATGGTGCAACAACCCAGattgggaaaaggaaaaacctaCTCCGATGTATAGACAATTTACTAATCAAACTGATGGTAATTAATGAATGGCCTGGATTCTCCGACTTCCTCATGAATACGCAAAACTTGCACATAGACATGGATGAGTGCATTCGATTTTTAAAGAAACATTCAAAGTTCGTGGAGACAGCGCTGATGTACATACGCATGAAGCGCTTTGAGGAGGCCATCCATATGTGTGCCACGTTTCTATGCGTCTACAATAGATGGCTCCACGCGGGGGAAGACCAACAAACGGGTGACCACCCATTGTACACGCATAGAAACACCGACCAACTGGATGAGGAATGGACAAGCTTTTTCCAGAAAcagaaatttacaaaaaatgtaattaaaGGAACAGCCTTGCATTCACtgttaaaagaaatgtacaACATCCTTATTGTATTGAACGATAGTATACATATGATGGATGTAGAGAAATGTGAAATTAAAGAATTGTTTGAAAAtgccttcccttttcttatAAGATTTAACGAAAGcgcattttttcactttattGCTTCCAGAAACTTTCTTTTAAAACCAGAAGAGATTCTTAACAtgttcaaaaaaatggaaagggataaattaaatatgaaagagaaaaaatacatgcaaaaatatattactacttttttaaaatatgataaaatgaataaagagGTAAATACTGGTTTAGTTGAATTTTACCTGAACGATGTGGAAAtgcctgaacaagtcaggcaAAAAAAGATTTTACGATTTTTACGATCTAGCTATCCTTTGGATGTCACCCACTTGGCTCGGGTGGTACCTGAGGGGCAGTTCCCACTTGTGCAGGCGCTGCTCTTTGGTCGGATGGATCTCCACTA CGATAGCTTAGTCATCCTAACCCAAGAGAACCTGTGCATATGCGAGAAGTACTGTCTCTACCACAGCCTCCTCTTCAAGGACGCCGCTAAGAGGATGAGCAAGGAGGATCACGACAAGCTTTTTGCAAGTTTATACCATAATGAGAAGGAGGTCTACCAAGGTTTATATGGTCAAATGAGGAAGATAGCAGAGGAGCAGGAGGGATATAATGACAGGTACCAGAAGAATAAGCAGACCCGCATAAACAGAGGCAGCCAGGATAAAacaacaaagaagaaaaaactaaaTGACCCATTCATCAGTGATATGATGAGGAACTATCACAAGCAGGTCTACTTGGGCATGGAAAAGGGAGTACTAGCCAAACTGGAGAACCAAaggagaggaggaaaacacAGGAACAACCAATTCGATAGCGAGAAGGATGAAGGGACATCCAGCGAAAAAGGCGAATATGTCTTTATGTTGAATTTGATGGAGAGAGAAAGGGAAGATTCAAGTGATGATCATGTAAGTGAAGTTTATTACGATGATGGGGATGATAACTTTGTGAAAGATATTGACAGTAACCACAATTTGTCGTCCAATTCATGGACCGACGTGAGCACTGGCTCTGGTATGAGCACCGACTCAGAAGGGAGAACCTCCTCTGATGGGAAAATTTCCTCTAGTGTTGATGATGATGTGATgcgaaaaaaacagaaagggaagaagccCTCTGGTGGAAGTTCGGATTGGAATAGGAAAAACAGAGGGGGTGCTCCAAGTAGGAGgtcctccaaaaaaaaggggaaaaacaccaacaaaaggagcaaaatgaggaaagaagacgaagcaaaaaaaaaagaggaaccaTTCGGCAGTAGGAAGCATAGGAATTTCGATGTAGACATGTTGGACTACTTCGACGTGTACCGAAGCGGAAAGAATAAATCCTGtggttttttcttcctccttgtgAAGGTATGCCTGGACAAATATAATGACCCAAACCTTGATGAGCAAAACAAGAAAACCTACAAGGAATACGTAATCCATATACTCAACAAATATGCTTATCATGGCGACTTTGAAAACGCATATATTCTTGAAATTATTCCAAGGGATTGGTCCCTGTCGGAGGTGCTTCACTTTCTCAGCTTAAAGTTAAAGAAGAAGACCAACCGGTACATGGACCTTCACCACTACCACAATTTAATCAAGGCGAACTACTTGAGTGCGTCGTACGAGCTCattgaggagaaggaacagCGACTCCTCGTCAAGGATAAACT AATCTGCCAGGTGTGCAAAGGCCCCATAGCGGAGAAACGTTTCGCTTACTTTTCAGCCAAAGTGGTTACCCACATGCAGTGTTTGGAGAAGTACGAGGAGGAAGTTTATCGATGA
- a CDS encoding 60S ribosomal protein L5, putative: protein MAYVKVVKNKAYFKRYQVKYRRRREGKTDYRARKALILQDKNKYNAQKLRFVVRKTNCQIICQIASAHIEGDKILAEAKSKELIRYGIPVGLKNYAAAYATGLLCARRFLKSLNLDTQFLGVEKLTDDMNENNDDKEEDEERKPIKAFLDVGITRTTTGNRVFAALKGACDGGLNIPHGTNRFPGSKNEFNPEQLRKNILGIHVAEYMKTLQEEDMDKYKAHFNEYIKNKIDANNIEQMYLDAHEKIRKNPEKLQKSKDKVKKFVAKHEKPKKLNAKLRKMRVKEKLAKYVEKLQ from the exons atgGCATATGTTAAAGTTGTTAAGAATAAGGCCTACTTTAAAAGGTACCAAGTGAAGTATAGGAGGCGAAGAG AGGGCAAAACGGATTACCGAGCACGAAAGGCCCTGATCCTCCAAGATAAAAACAAGTACAATGCACAGAAGCTGCGATTTGTCGTGAGGAAGACCAATTGCCAAATAATATGCCAAATAGCAAGTGCACACATTGAAGGTGATAAAATTTTGGCGGAGGCAAAATCGAAGGAACTAATCCGTTATGGAATCCCCGTAGGTTTAAAGAACTACGCAGCCGCATACGCCACAGGGTTACTATGTGCAAGGAGATTTTTAAAATCTCTGAATCTCGATACCCAATTTCTTGGTGTGGAGAAACTCACAGACGACATGAATGAAAACAATGATgataaggaagaagatgaagaaagaaaaccAATTAAAGCATTTCTAGATGTTGGTATTACCAGGACCACTACTGGTAACCGCGTCTTTGCCGCTTTAAAGGGAGCGTGTGATGGAGGATTGAATATCCCTCATGGCACCAACAGATTTCCTGGATCCAAGAATGAATTTAATCCAGAacaattaagaaaaaatattcttggTATCCACGTGGCTGAATACATGAAGACTCTACAAGAAGAGGACATGGACAAATACAAAGCTCACTTTAATGAATACatcaaaaacaaaattgatgCAAATAATATCGAGCAGATGTATCTGGATGCCCATGaaaagataagaaaaaatccagaaaaattgcaaaagagCAAAGATAAGGTGAAGAAATTCGTAGCGAAGCATGAGAAGCCTAAGAAACTCAACGCCAAGCTGAGAAAGATGCGTGTCAAGGAAAAG TTGGCCAAGTACGTCGAGAAGTTACAATGA